A portion of the Roseovarius sp. SCSIO 43702 genome contains these proteins:
- a CDS encoding hydantoinase/oxoprolinase family protein — protein sequence MTEPASGRIAGIDVGGTFTDLVELDPVTRRVKLSKVPSTLDNQAFGVLAALDEAGSDLSTLDLVVHGTTTTTNAVLERKLSRTGLITTHGFRDVLELGRRTRPRAYGMTGQFTPLIPRDLRLEVPERMDAAGHVVTPLDESAVAEAAQTLLDKGCESVVVHFLHAYANPAHELRAGAILRALWPNDHVTLGHAILSEAREYERGVTAAVNASVQPILARYISRLTGELAKGGYRGDVLVMNGNGGMVSARTVADEAAKTVMSGPASGVMAAAYTGRAAGMPNLITYDMGGTSTDVAMVRGAEPAVSNEIEIEYAMPIHVPMVDVRTVGAGGGSIARVNAAGLLQVGPESAGADPGPICYGRGGIAPTISDANLLLGRLDPAKLAVRGGVSLADIETVFEQDLARPLGVSVTDAAEAVIRLANTTMAGAIRMVSLSLGADPRDFALFAFGGAGPLHAAALARELGIPRVLVPSRPGITNAIGCVVADLRHDFVTTVNRPLDRLDVSELHDILDAQTVQGERMIARERIGITGLRHVHSVDMQFVGQTHLLRVDLESADISLDALQRLFEEAYFRRFRVRLDRVRANLVNVNTSVIGARPALDLGSLIDPAGRKASIAEARTGTRAVRLDGDTREVPVYWRDHLPLDAVIEGPAIVEQMDTTLLVGTSDVARGDAQGNLVMTIGTGGGA from the coding sequence ATGACGGAGCCAGCAAGCGGGCGGATAGCCGGGATCGACGTGGGCGGCACGTTCACCGACCTTGTCGAGCTCGACCCGGTGACGCGCCGCGTGAAGCTCTCCAAGGTGCCCTCGACCCTCGACAACCAGGCCTTCGGCGTCCTTGCCGCCCTGGACGAGGCGGGATCGGACCTCTCGACGCTCGACCTTGTCGTCCACGGAACCACCACGACCACCAACGCGGTGCTCGAACGCAAGCTGAGCCGCACGGGCCTCATCACCACGCACGGGTTTCGCGACGTGCTGGAGCTGGGTCGCCGCACCCGGCCGCGGGCCTACGGGATGACGGGACAGTTCACCCCGCTCATCCCCCGCGACCTGCGGCTCGAGGTGCCCGAACGGATGGACGCCGCGGGCCACGTCGTCACGCCGCTCGACGAGAGCGCCGTGGCCGAGGCCGCGCAGACGCTCCTCGACAAGGGCTGCGAGTCGGTCGTCGTTCATTTCCTGCACGCCTATGCCAACCCCGCGCATGAATTGCGGGCCGGCGCGATCCTGCGCGCGCTCTGGCCCAACGATCACGTCACGCTCGGCCACGCGATCCTCAGCGAGGCGCGCGAATACGAGCGCGGGGTGACGGCCGCAGTCAACGCCTCGGTGCAGCCCATCCTCGCGCGCTACATCTCGCGCCTGACCGGAGAGTTGGCGAAGGGCGGCTATCGCGGCGACGTTCTGGTCATGAATGGCAATGGCGGGATGGTATCGGCGCGGACCGTGGCCGACGAGGCCGCCAAGACGGTGATGAGCGGACCGGCCTCGGGGGTAATGGCCGCGGCCTACACCGGGCGCGCGGCGGGAATGCCCAACCTCATCACCTATGACATGGGCGGCACCTCGACCGACGTCGCCATGGTGCGCGGCGCCGAACCCGCGGTCTCGAACGAGATCGAGATCGAATACGCGATGCCCATTCACGTGCCCATGGTCGATGTGCGCACCGTGGGCGCGGGCGGCGGGTCGATCGCGCGGGTGAATGCCGCGGGTCTCCTGCAGGTCGGTCCCGAAAGCGCGGGCGCCGATCCGGGGCCGATCTGCTATGGCCGGGGCGGGATCGCGCCCACGATTTCCGACGCGAACCTGCTTCTCGGGCGGCTCGACCCCGCCAAGCTCGCCGTGCGGGGTGGCGTGTCCCTAGCCGATATAGAGACTGTTTTCGAGCAGGACCTCGCGCGCCCTCTGGGTGTCTCGGTCACGGATGCGGCGGAGGCCGTGATCCGGCTGGCCAACACCACGATGGCGGGCGCGATCCGCATGGTCTCGCTCTCCCTGGGGGCCGATCCCCGGGATTTCGCGCTGTTCGCCTTCGGTGGCGCGGGGCCGCTCCACGCCGCCGCGCTGGCGCGCGAACTCGGGATCCCGCGCGTTCTCGTGCCGAGCCGACCGGGCATCACCAACGCCATCGGCTGTGTCGTCGCCGACCTGCGGCACGATTTCGTCACCACGGTCAACCGCCCGCTTGATCGGCTCGACGTCTCGGAGCTGCACGATATCCTCGACGCGCAGACCGTGCAGGGCGAGCGCATGATCGCGCGCGAAAGGATCGGGATCACGGGGCTTCGGCATGTGCATTCGGTGGACATGCAGTTCGTCGGGCAAACCCACCTGCTTCGGGTCGACCTGGAAAGCGCGGATATCTCGCTCGACGCGTTGCAGCGGCTTTTCGAGGAGGCCTATTTCCGCCGGTTCCGCGTGCGGCTCGACCGGGTGCGCGCCAACCTGGTGAACGTCAACACCTCGGTCATCGGTGCGCGCCCGGCCCTCGACCTGGGCAGCCTGATCGACCCGGCGGGGCGGAAGGCGTCCATCGCCGAGGCCCGCACCGGCACGCGCGCCGTGCGGCTTGACGGCGACACGCGGGAG